The genome window GGAACTTTTGATGGTCAAGTTCAAAAGGCATATCGTTTATTAGTAAAACAAATTCCAGAAGAGATAGAGGTAGAAAAAAATCCGAAAAAAATAAAAACTGCTATCCAGATAGTTTTACATATAAGCGTTCCGGTATTTATTAATCCTCCAGGAGTAGATATTTCTTATGATTTAGAGATAACTCCTGTATATAAAGGTAAGGACAAAATAGTTCTTGATATTAGAAATAAAGGTAATGGATTTGCGAGGATAATAGGAGTTCAATGTTTTAAAGGAGATAAGGAGATTTATAATAAGGATTACGCCTTTTATATCCTTCCTCTTAAAGAAGTTAATTTTGAAATAAAAAAGTTTGTTAAAAAGGATGGTAAATATACTCAGATGCAGTTTGAAGAAATACCAGACAAAATAAAAATTCTACTTGAAGATGGTAAAGAAATTTCTCTTAATCTTTAATTTGATTATTTTTATCCAGTCATATGGGATGTCCAGTGAAAAAGACTTCAGGCTTTATATATTAGGGTTATATATAAATAACATACATCTTGGAGATACTATCGTATATATTAAAAAAAAAGTCTGTATGTAAAATTATCTGAACTAAAACGTATCGGCCTTACAGAGATACCTTCAGATGTAATTATACTCATTAAAAAGCAACCGTATGTGTGTATTACCTGTCTAAAAAAAGTAAAAAGTGATATAAACTATAGTCTTCTTACAGCTCATATTGAAGTTCCCCCTGAATACTTTTCTCAGAAAAAAGTAGAAATTAAAAGGAAAAAAATAACTCCTGTAAAGAGTAAGGGATGGTTTTTGGAATATGATACTTTATATTCTAATTACTCTTCTTATAAAGAATTAAAAACAAAGATAGATTTTAATTATTTTTTTTCAAACGAAACATTTTATACAAATTTTATTCATTATTACAATCAGAACGAAAATAGACTTATCCGTTTAGATTCGTTCCTTAGAATAGACGATATCTCTAATATAAAAGAAATTTATTTTGGAGATGTATATCTCCAAAATTTCATATGGAATTATTACTTACGAATAGGAGGTTTTAGAGTAGGAACAAATTATAATCTAAGACCTGATATTATTACCTATCCATTACCTAATTTTGCCGGGAAAATAGCCGTTCCATCGTCGATTGATATTTTTGTGGAAAATGCTAAAGTTTTTTCCCAGAATTTAGAACCTGGTCCTTTTGAAATAAAAGATATTCCTGTAATAACACCTGAAGGAAATATAAGAGTTGTTATAAGAGATATATTAGGAAGAGAAAAAATTGTTGAAATTCCTTACGCAACAGATAGGAAGCTGTTAAAAAAAGGACTTAAAGATTATTTTTTTACAGCTGGTTTTCTAAGGAAAGGTTATTTAAGCAAAAGTTTTGAATATTCTAAGTTTGTTATTAACAGTGAATATAGAAAAGGGCTTACCAATAATCTAACAGGGGGTGTTAGCTTTTATTTTCAAGGATTAGACGGATTAAATACAGGATTTGGAATTTATTACCTGTTAGGAAAGTTCGGTCTATTATCTCCAAACTTTTCCTTTTCTTATGACAAAAGAAAATCATCAACAGGTTTTCAATATGGTGTAGGTTACTCTAAGAATTTTAAATTTCTAAGACTTAAGCTCTCAGCTATAAAAAGTTCTAATAATTTTTTTATGCCTTCAAACGTTTATGGTCAACCGAAGGACTATTATAATGCCTTTATTGGATTAAGCCTACTTAAATTTGGTTTTATTAATTTTTCTTATGTAAAAAGAACTTATTTTAATTATCCAGTTTCTACTAACCTAAATATTTCATACACCAAGAATTTATTTAAAAGAGTAAATGTATCATTATCCTATAATATATATAAATCAGAAACAAATAATAAATCTTTACGTTTTTCTCTTAATATTCCTCTTGGAAAGTCGTATTACTCAAGTTTAAGTTTCCAGAAAAATGAGAGCCAGAGAAAATATTCGCTTACTTTCAATAAGCAATATAATTCCTTTGATAAATTCTTTTTTAGAGGTAGGATAGATAAAACGCAGGATTATAACAATTTTTATGGAAATGTTAACTACCATACAAAGTATGCAACACTTTATTCGGAAACTTCTTACTCATCATCATTTAGTAATTCCCTATCTTATAGAATTGGATTACAGGGAAGTCTAATTCGTTTAGGGGGTAAATTTTTTCTTAGGAGAGCTGCTCAGGACAGCTTTGGGATAGTGAAAATAGAACCTCCTCTTGAAAATGTAAAAGTGTTAGTTAATAACAGGGTTGCTGGTGAAACAGATAAAGATGGAACTTTATTTATACCTACCCTTTATCCATATTATCCAAATGAAGTGTCTATAGACCCCTCAAGCCTTGATGTTAAAACATATATTGATAAGAATGTTGTTACATTTGTGCCTTATAAAAGTCATGGATATCTCATAAAGTTCAAAGCAGTGAAGATGAATTCTGTTAGACTTAGGATAAAATTTCCTGATGGAACATTCCCTGAACCGGGAATACGTTTTTATGTGGATGGCAAGAAAATAGGAATAGTTGGTTATAAAGGTAAAGCTTTTATTGAGAATATTTCTGTAGGTGAACACACTGCCACTATTGATTATGGTTATACAGGCTGTAGTTTTAAGATAAAAATAACACCAGATATTATTAAAAAAGTAGTTCCATATATAGGTGAGTATATATGTAAACCTGTAGAGGAGGGAAAAAATGAAAATATTAAAAATAGTGCTTATTAGTTTTGTTTTATGGATATATCCCTCTGCTGGAGAAAATAATGGTGGTTGTTATGCCGAAGTGGACAATATTGATTTTGGAAATTATAATCCTTTTGAGCCTGTGATTAAAAGAACATATACAACATTACAGGTTATATGTAATACACAAAATAGAGTGACTTTTACTATAAGATTGATTGGAGGTAACAGTAATAACCCTGGAAGAAGATTTCTGTTTTCTCCTTCTACTGAGGGAAAACTCTATTATAATCTCTTTTATAGGGGATGTATTTGGGGAGATGGAACTCAGAATACCTGTGTAATTTCAGGAATAACACGGAGTAAAAGAAATCTTTTTAGTAATAAAAGCTTTACTATAGTAGGTATCATACCTCCTATGCAAAATGTCCCTGTTGCAAATGATTATCAAGACCATCTTACTGTGATTGTAGAGTATTAAAGGATATGCCAGCTTTTGGGGATAAATATTCTTTCGTAAGTTTTCAGAGCAAATCTGTCTGTCATCCCTGCAACATAATCAACAGCTGCCTGCTTAGGCTCATATTCCCCCCATAGCTCCAGATATTTTTGGTAATACGGGATTTCTTCATAATGCTCCACAAAATATTCATATAAAGCCCTTACTATACCTTTGCCTTTTTCCAGTTCATCAACAACAGGTTTTGCAAGATAAACATTATCAAATAACCACTGCCTAAGGTCATACATGGCTTTATAGATTTTTTCATCCATTACAATATGCTGGTAGTTATTTTCAATTGTTGAGTAGATTACACTTCTTACTATAGTTGAAATTCTTTGGGATTTTGTTTCACCTAAGATTTTTTTTATGTCAGAAGGAATATCATTTTCATCTATCAGACGGGCTCTCATTGCATCCTCAAGGTCGTGGTTTATATAGGCGATTTTGTCTGCAAGTCTTATTATCTCTCCTTCAAGGGTTTTTGGCATATTTCCTTCGGCTATAAGTGGAGAATTACCTTTACTATGCTTTAATATTCCATCTCTCACCTCTTCAGTAAGGTTAAGCCCTCTGCCTTCATTTGCTAATTTTTCCACAACCCTAAGGCTCTGTCTGGCATGATGGTATGAAGCCCCTTCCTTCAAGATAAACTCCCCTGCATGTCCAAAAGGAGTATGCCCAAGGTCATGTCCAAGGGCTATTGCTTCCACAAGGTCTTCATTAAGGTATAATGCTTTTGCTATTGTTCTACCTATTTGGGCTACTTCTAATGTATGGGTCATTCGTGTTCTGTAGTGGTCACCCTCAGGGGATAAAAAAACCTGTGTTTTATGTTTTAATCTGCGAAATGCCTTTGAATGAAGAATTCTATCCCTGTCTCTCTGGAATTTTGTTCTAAGGTCACATTCCTTTTCTTCTTTTTTCCTTTTTGCTTCTCTGCTTTTGGCAGCAGAAGGGTGTAAAAACTGGTATTCTAACTCTTCTAATTGCTCTCTTATATTCATTTTCACCTTTTTGGATTATATTTATTTTTGATAATACTTACTTTTTCGGAGGCTTAAAGTGAAAAATATAGTATTAGGTTTAATTTTGGCAATATTTGTAATTACAGGAATATCAACTGCTAAAGATATTGAGAAACTCTATTTCTATGATTTAAATGGTAAAAAGGTTAGTGTAGCAAGTTTCAAAGGAAAACCTACTGTGCTTGTATTCTGGCAACTACACTGTCGGGGATGTGAAAGGGAACTTCCTGAGGTATCAGAACTGGCAAAAATTTACAAAGACAAAGTTAGATTTTATGCTGTTGTTATAAATACAAGGGATATACTGACAATTGAAGAGAAAAAAAGAGAGTGGGGATTTAACTTACCGGTACTGATTTCTGACTACAAAACAATGGTTGCATTTAATATATTTGGTACGCCAACAACTATTATTCTGGATAAAGACCTTAAAATAAAAGGTAAATTTATAGGTGCAGGTAAGGTAAATACTCTTAAAAAGATTTTGGATAGGCTTACAAAACAATAAAGTTCTATAGCTTTGCAAAAATATTTTAGGATGACAGAATAGATTTAAGTATATAAAGTCCGTCTTCGCTGCCTAAAATACTTTCTGATGCCCTTTCAGGGTGAGGCATAAGCCCGAAAACATTTTTGTTTTTATTGCATATACCGGCTATATTTGAAAGTGAACCGTTTGGATTTGCATCTTCAGTTATATTTCCAAATTCATCACAATACCTAAGGATAATCTGGTCGTTATCTTCCATCTCTTTTAATGTATTTTCATCAACAAAATAATTTCCATCATGATGGGCTATAGGTATCTTTAATATCTGTCCATCTTCACACTGGTTTGTAAATGGGGTGTTGCTATTTTCAACCCTGAGATATTGTGGTTTACACACAAATTTTCCATGTATATTTGGCATTAAAGCTCCAGGAAGCAGATGTGCTTCTGTTAAGATTTGAAAGCCATTACATATTCCTATAACAAGTCCGCCTTTATCAGCAAACTCTTTAACGGCAGCAGTTAAAGGTGTGTGAGCCGCCAGCGTTCCAGGTCTGAGATAATCCCCAAAAGAAAATCCACCGGGAAGAATAATACAGTCATAGCCTTCTATATCAGTTTGTCTGTAATCTATAAAAGCAACCTCTTCCTTAAGGACATCTCGGATAACCCTGTATGTATCATAATCACAGTTTGAACCTGGATAAACAGCAACACCGAATTTCAATCTCAGTCCTCCACCACTTCAAATTCATAATCTTCTATAATTTCATTTACAAGGGCTTTTTTGGCCATTTCTCTGGCTTCTTCTATTGCTTTTTCTTTATCAGAATGCTGAACATAAACCTCTATATATTTTCCTACCTTAACATCCTTTACATCTGAAAAACCAAGGCTTCTGAGGTTTTCCGCAACGGCTCTTCCCTGTGGGTCTAAAACTCCTTTTCTTGGTTTTATAAAGAATTTTATAAGCATCAAACACCCCGTTAGTTTTTTTGCTACAAATATAATAACTTTTAGTCAGGTATTAATTCAAGAAGAGTTTCAGGTGGAACAGCAGCCGTTCCAATCTCACCAACTACATAACTTGCAGCATAATTTGCCAGTGATGCTGCCTCTTCCCATGTAGCACCGCTGACCTTTGCCAGTGCAAGAACTGCGATAACAGTATCTCCGGCACCTGTAACATCAAAAACCTTTCTGGCTTTGGCCGGAATTCTGATTACTTTATCTTCTGTAAATAAAGCCATTCCCTCTGCACCAAGGGTTATAAGCAGGTCTTTTATACTAAGTTCTTTTAGAATTTGTTTTCCAACTTCTTCAACAGGAATATCTTTTTCGGCTTTTACACACTGGTAAGCCTCATTTCTATTAGGTGTCATTGTGGTTATATGCTTATACAGATAAAAGTTTGATGGTTTAGGGTCAACAAATACAGGTTTTCCTGTGCTTTTGAGATAATCCATAATTTTCTTGGTAATCACCCCTTTTCCATAGTCAGAAACAATAACAGCATCTATCTGGTTTATTATCTGGCTAATCTTATCTATAAGTTTAGAGGATATATCTTCTGGAAGTTTATCTTTGCTTTCTTTATCTATCCTAAGTAATTGCTGGCTTACGGCTATTATTCTGGTTTTTTCTGTTGTGGGTCTGTTTTTATCAATGATATTTACAGGTTTTATATTTTTTTCTAAAAGGAGCCTTTCAAGGAGTTTTCCATTTTCATCCTGTCCAATAACACCTGAAATATAAGAGGAAGCTCCCAGTGTGGATATATTCCATGCAACATTTGATGCTCCACCGGGGTTGTAGGTTTCTTTTTTTACTTCAACTACAGGAACAGGAGCTTCAGGTGAAATTCTTTCAACCTCACCCCATACATACTTATCTAAAATCAGGTCTCCAACTATCAGAATAGATTTTTCAGGGAATTTTTGTATTATTTCCTTTGCCCGCTTTTTTGTAATCAACTTTCACCTTTAAAGCTGTGTTTTATGGAAAAAGTATAGATGTATCAGACAGATTTTTCAAAATATATTCTTCATCTCTGCCTGTCATAAGGTTAAAATTTTGAACTGCTTGTGTTGATGCCCCTTTTCCAAGATTATCAATTGCAGTTATAACAACTGCCTGTCCTGTTCTTTCATCTTTGTCAATATAAATATCGCAGTAGTTTGAGCCTATAACATTTTTTATCTGGGGTGGGGTATCACAAAATCTTATAAACGGTTCATATCTATACTCAAGTCTGTATAGTTCTATAAGCTGTTGTTTTGAAAGATTTGTTTTATAGATAACAGTTGATATCATTCCTCTGGAAACAGGCAAAATATGTGGAGTAAATCTTACAGTTATAAATTCTCCATAAACATTTTTTAAAATATCTTCCATCTCAGGTATGTGCCTGTGCTTTATCGGGGAATATGCATAAGCATTTCCAAAAGCTTCAGGGTAATGGAATTGCTGTTTTAAACTTCTGCCTGCACCTGATATACCTGAAAGGGCATTTACCACAACATTATTTTCTATGATTACTTTTTCTTTTACTGCAGGGTATAATGCAAGTAATGTTGCTGTAGGATAACAGCCGGGATTTGCAACAATATCTGCTTCTCTTATCTGTTCTCTGTATACTTCAGGTAAACCATAAGCGGCTTTAAGAAGAATATCAGGATATTTATGCTCAAATCCGTAATATTCAGGATAAGCTGCAGGATTTTTTATTCTGTATGCAGCAGACAGGTCTATTACTTTCTTATTTTTGTCTAAAAGTTTTTTTACCAGCTCTACAGATGGTTCATGTGGAAGACATAAGAAATAAAAATCTGAGGCTTCAATGTTTATTTCCTCAGAGAATATAAGGTCTTTTAATTTTGATGATGAAAAATGGGGAAATACTTCCTGGAGTTTTTTATCTGCGTATTGACGGGAAACAACCTGATTTATTTCTATATCTGGATAAAGTTGCAGAATTCTAAGGAGCTCTATACCTGTATATCCAGAGGCACCAATAACGGCAATTTTCATAAATTGAAACTCCGAGTTTTATATTAAATATATTCGGTAAAAAAAATAATTCTAAATAAGAAGGGGGAGTATATCCCCCATAAAAGAGTATATTAACGCTTAGACCATCTGTATTTGGCTCTTGCACCCATTTGAGCGTATTCCTTTCTTTCTTTAATTCTTGCATCCCTTGTAAGAAGTCCTGCAGATTTAAGGGATGGTCTGAATTCTGGATTGTATTCTAAAAGTGCTTTTGCGATACCATACATTACAGCTTCAGCCTGTGCTGGCTTTCCGCTACCTTTTACAGTTGCATAAACATCAAATTTACCAAGTGTTTCTGTAACAACAAAAGGTCTGTTTATCTTTTCTATAAGGATATCCCTTTCAAAATACTCTTTTCCTTCCCATTCTTTTCCAGAAGAGCTTTTAACATAAAGCTTTCCTTCACCTGGGAAAATCCATACCCTTGCTACAGCTTCTTTTCTTCTTCCTGTTCCGTATTTGGCAACCTTTGGGTCTATTTTTACTATCTCAGCCAAGGTTTATACCTCCATCCTTTAAAAGTTTTTCCAGAGAGCTGTAAGCTCTTCAAGATTTTTTGGGTTTTGAGCATGGTGTTTATGCTCGTTTCCTGTGTAAACTTTTAATCTTTTCATATATCTTTTCTGGAGTTTGTTTTTAGGAAGCATTCTTTCTACAGCCAGCCTAATTACCTCTTCAGGCTTATGTTCAAGCATCCATTGGAGAGTTCTTACTCTAAGACCACCTGGTCTGTGGGTGTGGTACTGATAAAGTTTATCTGTGAGCTTTTTACCTGTAACCTGAATTTTGTCTGCATTAAGAACTATAACGAAATCTCCAACATCAACGTCTGGCTGAAAGTACGGCTTGTGTTTTCCTCTTAAAACATTTGCAATAAGTGTTGCAAGTCTTCCAAGGTTTTTTCCTGTAGCATCAATTACATACCAATCTCTTTTAACATCCTCTTTGCGAATGCGATATGTTTTCATTATCCTCCTCTTTCTTCTGAAGTATTGTCTAACAAGTCAAAAATTATTACATATTAAGGACTTTTTGTCAATTATGTCCCAGGAACTATAACCCCGTAGTTTCCTGCTTTTTTTCTGTAAATTACATTAATCTCTCCTGTTTCTGCATTTCTAAATGGTAGGAAGAATGCTCCAGTTTCCTCAAGAACCATTAGAGCATCCTCAACGGTAAGGGGCTTTTCAAGTGGCATTGGTTCCTGAACAATTAAAGGTCTTTCTATGCTTTCTTCCTGTGGCATTTGTTGTTTAAGTTTTTCTGCCCTTGCAAGTCTTCTTGCTTCCTCTTTTCTTCTGCTTTTAAGTCGGACAAGCTGTCTTTCAACTTCGTCTATCACAAAGTCTATAGCTGAATAAAGGTCATTACTTTCTTCCCAGGCATGAATGACACCGCCACCAGGTGTATTGAAATAGATATCTATATCAACCCTGTTCCTGTGTCTGTGTTTTTCAAAAGAATATGTGACCCTAACATTAATAGAGTCATCTGCAACGTCAATGTCTTTAATGTAGGGCTTTAGCCTTTCAAGTTTGTGCTCTGTGTAACTTTTGATAAATTCAGTAACATCAATATTCTTTCCTACATGTTCTACCTTCATCTTCCTATCCTCCTTGTTCTTGAATCTGGTATATTTAACTGTTCTCTATATTTTGTTACTGTTCTTCTTGCGACATTTATTCCCTGACTTTTTAAAATATTTGCTATTTTCTGGTCGCTGAGGGGTTTCCTCTTATCCTCTTTTTCTATAAGCTCAGCAATCAAATATTTTACTTTTTCTGCTGATACATCGCCATTGGAAGATGAAAGTTTTGTTGAGAAAAATGCTTTTAGTGGAACGACACCTGAAGGAAGTTGTGCATATTTACCGGACACTATTCTACTAACTGTAGATTCGTGAAGGCCTACTTCATTGGCAACATCTTTTAAAATAAGAGGTTTCAGATACTCCTTCCCTTTTCTTACAAAATCTGCCTGATAATTTACAAGGAATTCTGCTATTTTTTTGAGATTTTCTCTTCTTTGTTCTATTCCTTTTATTATTCCTACTGCCCTTTGTAATTTTTCTTCAAGGAATTTTCTGGTTTCCTCAGGAAGCGTTTTGTCTGATATAAGTTTTTTGTAATCTGTGGTAAGTTTTAGTTTGGGTATACCTTTTTCATTAATCTGTATTTCAAAACTGTCTCCGTTATCGTATACATAGATATCAGGTTCAATATAGGTTGTTATTTCTTCAGAGAAGGAATAAGTAGGATAGGGTTTTAATGTTTTTATATTGGAGAGTATATAATCTATCTGGTCTTTTGGGTATTTTTGCTTAAGTTTTTCAGGATAAGGGATTTCTTCAAAATGCTGATAGATAATTTCCTTCGCCAGTTGGTCATTTCCAAATGTCTCAGAGTATTGAGCCCAAAGGCTCTCTTTGATATCGATGGCGCCTATACCTGTAGGTTCAAGTTTCATAAATTCCTGTCTGGTTTCTTCAACAAGGGAAACCGGAAGGTTGAGTTTGCTTGCAATTTCTTCAACTGGTATATCTAAAAGACCTTTTTCATTGAGATTTCCTGCTATTTCTTTTGCTATTTCTTTCTTTTCCCCTTCAAATTCAAGCTCAATCTGAAATTCAAGAAGTTCAAGAAGGTCAGGTTTATGGACTAATCTGTTAGATAGTCTTCTTTCTTCGTCTTCATCATAATATTTTGATAAATCTTTTATTGGTTCATATTCAGGCTCTAATACCTGCATTTCTTCAAGAAATGGATTTTCTTCAAGCTCCTGTCTAATAGTCTCCTGAAGCTCCAACTTAGGTAAAACTAATAAAGCAAGCTGTTGCTTCAGGCTTACTGTTAAAACTAACCTATTTTGAAGCTTTACCTGTATGGTTGTTTTAAGCATTATTTATTCTATTTAAGATTTCTTCTATAGCTTTTTTTCTGTTTTCAGCCTTTAGGATTGGTCTGCCAACAACCAGTATATCTGCCCCCTGAGATATTGCAAATTCAGGGGTTGCTATTCTGGTCTGGTCATCTGTTTTAGAAGTTGTAAGTCTTATTCCCGGGGTTACAGCTATAAAATTTCCTATCTCTTCTTTAAGTTTTTTTACTTCAAATGGAGATGAGACAATACCATCTATTCCTGTATCCACTGCAGTTTTTGCCAGTTTAAGAGCCAGCTCTTCAAGTGTATATTTTGAGCCTATATAGTTGATATATTCTTCAGAATGGCTGGTGAGAATAGTTACTCCAAGAAGTTTTAGATTTGAACCCTGTTTTGCTTCAGCCGCAGCCTTTAGCATCTCTTCTCCACCAAGGGTATGGACTGTGAGATAATCAACATTTAATGAAATGGCAGATTTCACACCATTAAACACTGTATTAGGAATATCATGTAGTTTCAGGTCTAAAAATATTTCAAATCCCATATCCTTTATTTTCTGGATTAGGGGTTTACCTTCTTTTATAAATAGCTGGTATCCTACTTTTATTATGATGTTATAGCCTTTTATGTCTTCTAATATTTTCAGGGCTTCCTGTATCTCAGGAACATCAAGGGCTAAGGCAAGTCTCCCCACAGATATCTCCTTATACAATTTTTATACCAAATTTTAATTTTAATAATAGTGTAAGCCTGAGGAAATTTCAATCTGTATAGGCAAGTTCTATTGCCTTTTTGATATCCTCAAATAATGTTATTTCGGCATTGGGATTTCTGAGAACATAGGCAGGGTGATAGGTTAGATAGAGGAGTTTCCCATTCCAGTTTATTACCGAACCCCTTTCTTTTGTTATTGCGACTTGCCTTCCAAGAAATGCCCTTGCTGCAGTAGCCCCAAGTAAACATAAAACTTTTGGATTAATAATCTGAAGCTGCCTTTCAAGGTATGGAAAACAAGCTTCCATTTCCCATGGAGTAGGGGTTCTGTTGTTTGGTGGTCTGCATTTACAGATATTTGTTATATAGAATTCTTCCCTTTTATGACCTGTGGCTTCTATTAGCCTTGTTAGTAGTTTTCCTGCTCTCCCAACAAAAGGCCTTCCCTGCTTATCTTCGTCTCCTCCTGGAGCTTCTCCTATAAACATTAATTTTGCTTCTGGATTTCCTTCACCTAAAACTGCCTGTGTTCTGCTCTGGTATAAGTCGCATTTTCTACATTCCTGTATTTCCTTATTTATCTTTTCAAGCTCTTTTATTTTTTCTTTAATACTATTTTTCATTTCACTCTCCGTGTATATATATTCGTATCCAAGTTCCTGCAAGATTTTGAGATGTTTTTTTAGTTGCTCATTCATTTCAATGCCTCAACAGCCTGCTGTATATTTTTTACTTTAATCAGATTTTTATTGTTCATATCTATATTTGCAGGAACTACTATTTTTGTGAAACCAAATTTTTCTGCCTCTTTAATCCTGTGCTCTGTGTAGTAAACAGACCTTACCTCTCCGGTCAAACCTAATTCTCCAAAAGCCACAAGATTTTCAGGAACAGGTGTATTCCTTAGGGATGATATTATAGCAAGGGCTACAGGTAAATCTGCAGCTGGTTCTTTTATGTCTATTCCTCCTACAATGTTTACAAATATATCCCTGTCTTTGAGGAATATCCCCAGTTCTTTTTCCAGGATGGCTGTTATTATAGAAAGTCTATTTATATCAAATCCCTGTGTTTTTCGCTGGGGAACAGCATAAACTGTTTTTGAGACAAGTGCCTGAATTTCAACTAAAACAGGCTTTGAACCTTCTGTAAATGGAAATATTACACTTCCCGGTTTACCCTGAGGTCTTTCTGCAAGGAAAAATGAGGAAGGGTCTGCAACTTCCTTCAGACCTTTTTCTTCCATTGAAAATACAGATAGCTCTCCTGCAGCTCCAAATCTGTTTTTTATGATTTTCAGAACCCTGTAGGCATGTCCCCTTTCTCCTTCAAACTGTGCAACAGTATCAACTATATGCTCTAAGACTTTAGGACCTGCTATACTTCCTTCTTTGGTTACCTGACCTACTAAGACAACAGGAATGCTTTTTTGTTTAGCAATTTCTGTAAGTCTTCCACTGACTTCCCTTACCTGAGATACTGAGCCTGCTATAGATTCCAGCTGTGTGGAGTATATTGTTTGAACAGAATCTACAATAACAAAATCTGGATTTTCAGTTTCTATGGTGTCTATAATGTTTTCAAGGATATTTTCAGACAGGATAATCAGATTATCCTTTAATGCCTGAATTCTTTCCCCTCTCAGATAGACCTGATGGGCAGATTCTTCTCCTGTAACGTAAAGAACCTTTGAACTGTCTGCCATATTAGAGGATATCTGGAGTAAAAGGGTTGATTTTCCTATTCCCGGCTCACCTGATATAAGAATAACCTGCCCTTTGACAATACCACCTCCAAGGGCTTCGTCAAGGGTCTTTATACCTGTTGAAATCCTTTCATATTTTTCCTTAATTTTTGCTTTTGTAATAGGGACTGGCCTGGAATATTCTTTCTTTTCAGGTCTAAATGATTTATTGGAACTCTTTTTTTCTTCAACAAGGCTGTTCCAGCTGCCACATACTGAACATCTTCCTGACCATGTGGGAAATGTTGCTCCACATTTATTACATACATA of Persephonella sp. IF05-L8 contains these proteins:
- a CDS encoding uracil-DNA glycosylase; the encoded protein is MNEQLKKHLKILQELGYEYIYTESEMKNSIKEKIKELEKINKEIQECRKCDLYQSRTQAVLGEGNPEAKLMFIGEAPGGDEDKQGRPFVGRAGKLLTRLIEATGHKREEFYITNICKCRPPNNRTPTPWEMEACFPYLERQLQIINPKVLCLLGATAARAFLGRQVAITKERGSVINWNGKLLYLTYHPAYVLRNPNAEITLFEDIKKAIELAYTD
- the rplM gene encoding 50S ribosomal protein L13, translated to MKTYRIRKEDVKRDWYVIDATGKNLGRLATLIANVLRGKHKPYFQPDVDVGDFVIVLNADKIQVTGKKLTDKLYQYHTHRPGGLRVRTLQWMLEHKPEEVIRLAVERMLPKNKLQKRYMKRLKVYTGNEHKHHAQNPKNLEELTALWKNF
- the rpsI gene encoding 30S ribosomal protein S9; this translates as MAEIVKIDPKVAKYGTGRRKEAVARVWIFPGEGKLYVKSSSGKEWEGKEYFERDILIEKINRPFVVTETLGKFDVYATVKGSGKPAQAEAVMYGIAKALLEYNPEFRPSLKSAGLLTRDARIKERKEYAQMGARAKYRWSKR
- the rpoN gene encoding RNA polymerase factor sigma-54, translating into MLKTTIQVKLQNRLVLTVSLKQQLALLVLPKLELQETIRQELEENPFLEEMQVLEPEYEPIKDLSKYYDEDEERRLSNRLVHKPDLLELLEFQIELEFEGEKKEIAKEIAGNLNEKGLLDIPVEEIASKLNLPVSLVEETRQEFMKLEPTGIGAIDIKESLWAQYSETFGNDQLAKEIIYQHFEEIPYPEKLKQKYPKDQIDYILSNIKTLKPYPTYSFSEEITTYIEPDIYVYDNGDSFEIQINEKGIPKLKLTTDYKKLISDKTLPEETRKFLEEKLQRAVGIIKGIEQRRENLKKIAEFLVNYQADFVRKGKEYLKPLILKDVANEVGLHESTVSRIVSGKYAQLPSGVVPLKAFFSTKLSSSNGDVSAEKVKYLIAELIEKEDKRKPLSDQKIANILKSQGINVARRTVTKYREQLNIPDSRTRRIGR
- the pyrF gene encoding orotidine-5'-phosphate decarboxylase, with translation MGRLALALDVPEIQEALKILEDIKGYNIIIKVGYQLFIKEGKPLIQKIKDMGFEIFLDLKLHDIPNTVFNGVKSAISLNVDYLTVHTLGGEEMLKAAAEAKQGSNLKLLGVTILTSHSEEYINYIGSKYTLEELALKLAKTAVDTGIDGIVSSPFEVKKLKEEIGNFIAVTPGIRLTTSKTDDQTRIATPEFAISQGADILVVGRPILKAENRKKAIEEILNRINNA
- the raiA gene encoding ribosome-associated translation inhibitor RaiA; the protein is MKVEHVGKNIDVTEFIKSYTEHKLERLKPYIKDIDVADDSINVRVTYSFEKHRHRNRVDIDIYFNTPGGGVIHAWEESNDLYSAIDFVIDEVERQLVRLKSRRKEEARRLARAEKLKQQMPQEESIERPLIVQEPMPLEKPLTVEDALMVLEETGAFFLPFRNAETGEINVIYRKKAGNYGVIVPGT
- the rfaE1 gene encoding D-glycero-beta-D-manno-heptose-7-phosphate kinase; this translates as MITKKRAKEIIQKFPEKSILIVGDLILDKYVWGEVERISPEAPVPVVEVKKETYNPGGASNVAWNISTLGASSYISGVIGQDENGKLLERLLLEKNIKPVNIIDKNRPTTEKTRIIAVSQQLLRIDKESKDKLPEDISSKLIDKISQIINQIDAVIVSDYGKGVITKKIMDYLKSTGKPVFVDPKPSNFYLYKHITTMTPNRNEAYQCVKAEKDIPVEEVGKQILKELSIKDLLITLGAEGMALFTEDKVIRIPAKARKVFDVTGAGDTVIAVLALAKVSGATWEEAASLANYAASYVVGEIGTAAVPPETLLELIPD
- the argC gene encoding N-acetyl-gamma-glutamyl-phosphate reductase, whose product is MKIAVIGASGYTGIELLRILQLYPDIEINQVVSRQYADKKLQEVFPHFSSSKLKDLIFSEEINIEASDFYFLCLPHEPSVELVKKLLDKNKKVIDLSAAYRIKNPAAYPEYYGFEHKYPDILLKAAYGLPEVYREQIREADIVANPGCYPTATLLALYPAVKEKVIIENNVVVNALSGISGAGRSLKQQFHYPEAFGNAYAYSPIKHRHIPEMEDILKNVYGEFITVRFTPHILPVSRGMISTVIYKTNLSKQQLIELYRLEYRYEPFIRFCDTPPQIKNVIGSNYCDIYIDKDERTGQAVVITAIDNLGKGASTQAVQNFNLMTGRDEEYILKNLSDTSILFP